A region from the Sander vitreus isolate 19-12246 chromosome 1, sanVit1, whole genome shotgun sequence genome encodes:
- the LOC144520825 gene encoding D(4) dopamine receptor-like: MSENSSDFTNDTLPVAAAVTHYNFPALIFGILLIVIITGGNVLVCLSVYLEKALKTTTNYFIVSLAFADLLLAVLVLPLFVYAEFQGGVWSLNMLMCDSLMTMDVMLCTASIFNLCAISVDRFIAVSIPLNYNRKHVDQRQLILLSATWLLALAVASPVIFGINNVPNRDPSECKLEDNNYVVYSSVCSFFIPCPIMVLLYFGVFRGLRHWEVTRKVKLRSSIEACRKLQHATVATAFPPLAGTIPGPLPMPLPRIIERDLAQSRLDDTDDYMQQEIPYPRQYRENSVPTVTYSQKLRMRKRAKINSRERKAMRVLPVVVDSKKCLPAALEDKNGLWTLNQNS; this comes from the exons ATGTCGGAGAACTCCAGTGATTTCACCAACGACACGCTGCCGGTGGCGGCTGCGGTCACACACTACAACTTCCCCGCGCTCATATTCGGGATTCTGCTGATTGTGATCATCACCGGTGGGAACGTGCTCGTGTGCCTCAGCGTGTACCTGGAGAAGGCtttaaaaaccacaacaaactACTTCATAGTCAGTCTGGCGTTTGCAGACTTGCTGCTGGCGGTGCTGGTGCTGCCGCTCTTCGTTTACGCAGAG tttcagGGCGGAGTTTGGTCCTTGAACATGCTGATGTGTGACAGCCTGATGACCATGGATGTGATGCTGTGCACCGCGTCCATATTCAACCTCTGTGCCATCAGCGTGGACAG GTTCATTGCCGTGTCCATCCCTCTAAACTACAACCGTAAACATGTGGACCAACGTCAGCTGATCCTGCTGTCGGCCACCTGGCTGCTGGCCCTCGCCGTGGCCTCGCCTGTCATCTTTGGCATCAACAACGTGCCTAACCGCGACCCCAGTGAGTGCAAACTGGAGGACAACAACTATGTGGTTTATTCCTCGGTTTGCTCCTTCTTCATCCCCTGCCCCATCATGGTCCTGCTCTACTTCGGGGTTTTCCGCGGGCTGCGGCACTGGGAGGTGACTCGTAAGGTCAAACTGCGCAGCAGCATTGAGGCCTGCAGGAAGCTGCAGCACGCCACCGTCGCCACCGCCTTCCCCCCGCTGGCAGGCACCATCCCCGGGCCTCTGCCCATGCCTCTGCCCAGGATCATCGAGAGGGACTTGGCCCAGTCTCGGCTGGACGATACGGACGACTACATGCAGCAGGAGATTCCTTATCCCCGGCAGTACAGAGAGAACTCTGTGCCCACGGTGACGTACAGCCAAAAGCTGCGCATGAGGAAGAGAGCCAAGATCAACAGCAGGGAGAGGAAAGCTATGAGGGTGCTGCCTGTCGTAGTAG ATTCTAAGAAATGTCTGCCTGCTGCTTTGGAAGATAAAAATGGACTTTGGACTCTTAATCAAAACAGTTAA